The sequence CCTGTTTACTGCAGTGATTGTTTCAGACAAAACAAACCACAAGATTCCAGTAATGATAGATATTCACGAGATGACAGAAGCTCAAGATATTCACGAGATGACAGAAGCTCAAGATATTCACGAGATGACAGAAGCTCAAGATATTCACGAGATGACAGAAGCTCAAGATATTCACGAGATGACAGAAGAGGAGAATCTACAACTGTAACCTGTGCTGATTGTGGAACTGAATGTCAAGTTCCATTTGTTCCAAGAACCGACAAACCTGTTTACTGCAGTGATTGTTTCAGACAAAACAAACCACAAGATTCCAGTAATGATAGATATTCACGAGATGACAGAAGCTCAAGATCTTACAATCGTCAAGAATTCACAAGAACTGATTCTAGATCTAAAAAATCTAAAGGTGATAAATTCTTAAAAAAACAAGAGAGTTTCTATTCTGGCGGTTCAGAAAAATTCTATGCAACTCTAAAAGAAAAACTATTTGAAATTTTAGGTGGCAAGTCTTGCTCTAGTTGTGGATTTAAAGATGAAAGAGCTTTAGGAATCAGTCACATATTTGATGATTCCCCAGACAGTCTTGGACGTGGAGGAGCTGCTTCTTCATGGGGAAAATATATTTCTGAACCTGAACTTGCTAAGAAGGATCTTAGAGTTCTTTGCTTGAACTGTAATGAAATAAGACAACCTGTATCAAAACCTAAAGAAAATTCTTCAAAATCTAAACCTAAAAAGAGTAGATATTTTCCTAGATAATCCTAAAATCATTGTTGATAATTTATTAACACTTTAATTATAATTATTTTAGAATCATATCATGAACGGCGATTTTAAAGCACTAGGAATTTCTTTGATAATCATGGTTGGCATAGTGGCACTATATACCGCGTTTGGCTCCTAGATTATTCTTTAACTATTTCTATGGTTAATTCATCAATTTTTGTAGAAATGATTTTGTGTTTTTTTTCAAGTACAGATTGAATAAAATCGGCAAATTTTTCAACACTTTCTTCATCTTTGAACATAATACTGTGAGCTGATTTATCTTTCAGTAAAATAACTAATTCATTTTTTATAATATTCAGAATTGACGTGATGTATGTCTCTTTTCCTTCTTTGATAAAAATAAGACTGCCAAATTTTTGAACTTCATATTTATCATCAAATGTTATGCTAATTTTCATTTATTCTCTAAAAGAAATTCATGTATCTTGTCTTTTGCTTTTTCTCTTTTTTCCTGATGAATTGATAGAAAATCATTAATTTTTTCAATTAAAATTGCTTTTAATTCTCCTGAAAGTAATTTTCCAGATTTATAATCTTCATAAATCGATTTTAATTTATTATCATCTGGTTCAAAAAATATTCTCAAATATTGATATGCGACATCAATATCTGGATTTCCGCCAATCTTTCTATGTTGTTCTATGTCTGGTTGACCTCCAGAAAATGCATGTTTGTTGATTTTCTTCTTTACTGCATTTGGAGAATCCGTTGTGTATATTGTTCCATTATTATCCGAAGCTGACATTTTACCACCTGGACCCTCTAATGCAGGAATCATTATGTTATGAATTAATGCTGGTTTTTGTTTTCCAATCTTTGGTGCAATATCTCGTGTTAATCTAAAGTGAGGATCCTGATCTACTCCTAATGGAATTAAAACTGGTTTGTCCTCAATAAAACATGGTGCAGATTGTAAGGCTGTATAAAAAATCATTCCAATATTTGTTTCATTTGTAAATCCAAATGTTGCTTTTGTATTAGAAAAATTAATTTTCTTTGCAACCTGAGCTGCAATTGGATACAGTGTTTGAATGTTTTTTGTATTGATAATGATTTTTGTTTTATCTGATTTGAAACCTAACGCAATAAAGTCAAGAGCATTTTCATAAGCAAACTTATTCGTCTCCTCTAAAGTGAGATTAGGTTTTGAAAAAAATTTTTCGTCATCTGTAAGCTGAAAATACATATTAACATCAAATTTTTCTTGAAGCCATTTTGAAAAAACCCATGGAACCAGATGTCCAATATGTGTATGACCTGAAGGACCCCTTCCAGTGTATAGAAAGAATTTCTGCCCTTTCTGATAATCATCCAAAATCCTATTCATTTCTCTATGAGAGAAAAAAATACCTCGCCTGAGCATAAAATGATCCTCTCCAACTACAGTCTTGATTCTTCCTAGTAACTCTGATGAAATTCTTTCAGTTCCAAATTTCTTGATTAATTTATCATAATCTATATCTCCTTCAACATGCCAAGGAGTCACAATAAAGTCATCAGCTGACATTCAATTTGACTTAGGTTAAGGTTTAAAAAGTCTTTTTCGAACTTTCTGCTGTTGTCGCAAGTTTTTCATGAAATTGAAAAAAAAATTATCACTTCGTTAAAAGACAATCCAAAACAAACAATGGAAAAACTTGAGAAATCAACCAATCTCTCTTCTGATCAAATAAGACGTGGAGTTGAGTGGCTCAAACTAAAAGAATTGGCAAATGTAGTTGAATCAACAACTAGTATATTTTCACTTGGGAAAAATGGTCTTGAGGCATTTGAGAAAGGACTTCCTGAAAGAAGATTGCTAAACCTGTTAAAAGATGGTCCAAAAACAATGCAAGACCTGCAAAAGGAACTTGGTTCAATTTTTGGTCCAGCAATGGGTCTTGCAAGAAAAAATAATTGGATTGAAACTAATGAAAAAATATCTCTGAAACACTCTCCAGTAGAACTACCGGGAGAGAAAACGCTTAAAAAAATTGGAAATGGCAAACAACCAAAAAATGAAATTGATGTTGTTGATTTATCTAGTCTTTTGAAAAGACCTGACTTTCTTATCGAAGATGTTCAAAAATCAAAAGAAATCTCACTAACTGACCATGCAAAATCAATTGCAATTTCAGAATCTGTTGGTGCAATTGACGTAGAAGCCGAGGCTCCTCCGATTTTTGCTGCAAGGACTCATCCACTCAAAGACACCATTGATGAAATCCGTGAAATCTTTGTGACTCTAGGATTTTCTGAAATTGTCGGTAGTATGTCTCAGTCTAGCTTTTGGAATTTTGATGCACTGTTTACACCACAGGATCACCCTGCCCGAGAATTACAAGATACATTCTATCTTGACGGGATCTCTGCAAAAAAGATTGGGACGCCTGAACAAATCAAAAATGTTTCAGCATCTCACAAGAAGAACTGGAGATATCTCTGGGATATCAACGAAGCAAGAAAGATGGTTCTTCGAACCCACACAACATGTGTTACAATCAAACATCTGGCAGAAACAAAACCTGATGAGGCAAGAGTATTCTCAGTTGGCCGTGTATTTAGAAACGAAAAGGTAAGCTATAAGCATCTTGTAGAATTTAATCAGATTGAAGGTGTTGTTGTTGGAAAAAATGCAACACTACGTGATTTGATGGGAATTCAAAGAGAATTTTATAAAAGAATTGGAATTACAAAAATTAAATTCTGGCCAACATTTTTTCCATACACTGAACCATCATTACAAACAATGGTGTATAACGATAGGTTGGGAAAGTGGGTTGAGTTATTTGGAATGGGAATCTTTAGACCTGAAGTTACAAAACCTCTTGGAATAAACAAACCTGTCTTGGCATGGGGCGGTGGAATTGAGCGAATTGCTATGCTAAAGTATGGTCTAGATGATGTCCGTGAATTTTACAACAACAACCTAAACTGGTTAAGGAGTGTAAACAAATGCCAGTAGTTGAAATTTCATATTCTAATCTGCAAAAACTGATTGGAAAGTCATCAAAAAAACAAATCTCTGAATCATTACCCTTTCTTGGTCTAGATGTTGAATCTGAAGAGGGTGATTTAGTTAGAGTTGAATACAGTCCAAACAGACCAGACTATTCGACTGATTTTGGAATTGCTCTTGGAATGCAGGGATTACTTGGAGTAAAAACCGGTGCAATTAAACTAAATATAAAAAAATCAAATTATTCAATCAAGGTAAATTCCACAGTATCAAAAATAAGACCATTTGTTACAGGAATTATTGCAAAAAACGGCAAAATTGATGACAAATTTATCAAGAAGCTAATGGCAATGCAAGAGGACCTTCACTTTGGAATTGGTCGAAAAAGAAAAAAGTCATCAATTGGAATACATGATCTAGACAAAATTTCATTTCCTTTAACATATACGACCACAAACAAAACTCATTCTTTCATTCCTCTAACAGCTACAAGTAAAATGAGCATATCTGAGATTCTAGAAAAAACAGTTGTTGGAAAAGACTATGGGAATTTGCTTAGAAATTCTTCTCAGGTCCCAATAATCTTGGATTCAAATTCTGATACTGTATCATTTCCACCAATAATAAACGCCGCCGTTACAACTATCACTCCTAAATCAAAGAATCTCTTTGTTGAAGTTACTGGAATCAATAAAAATGATGCAGAAGATATGCTGTCTATTGTTGCAACAATTCTTCAAAGCGCAGGATTTTCTTTGTATGGTGTAAAGATTACAGGAGCAAACAATTCATCACCCAAATTAGGATTAAGAAAAATTACAATATCTCCTAATTTGATTACTGACACTTTGGGTCTTTCATTGAGTTCTTCAAAAATAATATCAGCATTGAAAAAATCTCGATTAGATGCAGTATCTAAAGGAAATAATATTATCTGTACAATTCCTGCATATCGATTTGATATATTTGGTCCTATGGATTTAGTCGAAGAAGTTGCCTTAGGTTATGGAATACAAAACTTGGAGCCCATACTTTCTCCATCACAAACAATTGGTCAAACAAATCTAATTTCTGACAAACTAAAATCTTTATCACTAACTGTCGTAGGATTGGGTTATCTTGAAGTTCTCAACTCAAGCTTGACTAGCAAGCGAATCTTGTATGAAATGACAAACAGAGAATCAAAGAAAATAATTTCTGTACTTGACTCAAAAAGTCAAGAGCATACCATTCTACGAAACTCTATCTTACCAGGTTTAATTGAAAATTTATCTAGGAACATTCATGCAGTATATCCTCAAAAATTATTTGAAACTGGAACTATATTTTCAGATGATAATGTGATTGATGAAAAGGTAAGCTTTGCTGGAATCAGCGCACATCAAGATGCAAACTTTACAGAGATTAAATCTGTTTTACAATCTGTACTAAGAACTGCATTTAATTTTGAAATTGAAACAAAAACTTTTGAAGATCCAATCTTTGAAAATGGTCGTTCAGCAGCAGTTTTTGTAAATGGTAAACAAGTGGGAGTTATTGGTGAAATTAGTTCCAAAACAATTGAAAACTATAAGATTCGTGTTCCAGCAGTAGGCTTTGAAATTGTATTGTCTGGATTTGTTTTTTAAGTGATTTTAGGCCTAATCATATGGATTTGATCTCTATAGTTTTTAGTATAGTTTGACTTTATGTCTATTGCCCGAGAGCAAGCATACAGACGGATTAGGATGAGATGATCGTTATGATACCAGTGATTTCTAATTCACCCAGGTATGCTACATTATGGGCAACCCCGGTTTCAGAACGCGAGGAGGCTTATGGCTATACCCATGATTTTGTGCGAGTCAGAACCGGGGAACAATCCTCTTTCAAAAACGATAAAACATCCCTTGACAAAGAAAAATGAAATGGTAAACTATTGGTTAGCAAAGCAAGAGCCAAGTGGTCCAAGGGGATATAATTTTGAACAGTTAAAAAAAGAAAAATCAACTGTATGGGATGGCGTTCACAATAATCTGGCATTAAAACATATGCGAGAAATGAAACCTGGTGATCTAGCATTATTTTATCATACAGGGGATGAACGACAAGCTGTTGGAATAATGCAAATCACTTCAAAACCGTATTCTAATCCAAAAGAAGATGTTGAACGTTTCATTGTTGTTGATGTAAAATATAAAAAATCATTGAAAAATCCAGTAACTCTTGATGAAATGAAGAAAAATAAAAAATTCAAAGATTGGGAACTTCTTCGAATCTCAAGGCTATCTGTCATGCCAGTGCCAAAACCCATCTGGGATGAAATTTTAAAGATGTCTCAAGGCTAACAAAAAACGGTTTATTGATATAGTCGACTTATCTCATAAAAAATATGGCAACAGCTTATGTTTTAATAAACTGTGAACTAGGTTCTGAGGAAGCTATTATTCAGCAACTCAAAGGCTTAGAAGGTGTAAAAGAAGTTCATGGAACTTTTGGTGCATATGATATTTTGGCCAAAATTGAATCTGATACTGTAGAAAAACTAAGAGAAACAATCACCTGGAAGATCAGAAAAATTGAAAAGATTCGTTCAACTCTTACCCTAATGGGTATTGAAGGCCAAACATAAACACCCTTTTTTCTTATTATGATTTTACATTTTATTTTTGTCATAAAAGAAGAAGATCGTGAAAAACGAAAATTCGAGTTTGAATATATTAAGAAAATGGGTCAATTTTACAAAGTATGGATTAAAGAAAAATTTGGACGAGATTATGAAATTCAATGTGATGAATTGATTACGACACCAAGAAGTATTCTTCAAAGACTAGATATTCCTACATTTATCCGTGATCATGAACAAAGAGGAAAAGACATTTATCATTTTTACCTAACACATTTCAAACCACTGTGGACTGATTGTACTTGTGATGGATATAATGCAGAAAATTTCGGATTGGTATATTGGCAACCACTTCAAGGAAATGATACATTATTTCTTGCAGAGAAAAATTGTACCAGTGTATCTCATGTTTTACTTCATGAGTTTTTACGACTTCTTGGACACAAAAAATTCATACAAGAAGTCCATGATATTTGGACAAAACATCTCTTTGAACAATTAGAGTTTGAACAATACGGTGAAGACTTTCAAAAAACTGACGATAAACCTATGTTTCTAACAATGGATACTTCTCAATTAAATTTGTAAATATTTTTTAAATTAACACTTTGTTACAGAATAAATATTATTTTCAAAGTTAGCTGTTTTGAAATCTAATTTATTTTCAGGATCATTTGTTCTTGATTTACTCAAGTTCTCAAGTTCTACTAATGCATCTCCTCTAAATCCAACTGAAGAACCATAAATTGCATCAGCTAACATTGTTCCATGATCTCCTTTTTTAATATCATCAACCATATCGTAAAATCTAATGGTTTCTTTTTTGTTAACAGGATTGCCTGTTGCTTTGTTATATGCAACTGAAATATACATTCCATTATTTTTTACTGCAACAGGAATCTTGTGATTTTTTCCTGATGCGCCAGGAATTGTTTCATTAACCAAAACCTCACATTTATGATACATACTAGAAACATATGCATAGAATCTATACTGTGCATATTTTCCAGCGCTATCTTCCTCACAACCAACAAAAACTTTGTGTAATAATTCTAAAGCATCATCATTCATACTTTGTAATCTGTCATCAATTCTACCTCTTTCAAGCAGATCTGATTTACATTCTTTAGCAATTAAAACTAGAATAAAATCAGGCAGATTGTAATTCTTTAATGCAGCAACAAACGCCCCTGCCTGTGACATTCCAAATTTTGGAAAACCCTTATTGACCATATTTACAATTCACCTCAAAAAACATACTACTCCCCAACAATGAAATAAAACATGCTTTTCGCTTATAATTGTTAAGGAATTTTTGCGCCTATTTCATCATTTTTAATTAATTTTCAATTGTAAATATTAAATTCAGGAAAAACTCCATGTTTTTTGTGAACATAGATACTACTCCTGAACTTGTTTCAAATGTTTATTCAAAAATAAAAGAAAATATTGCAAAATATAGAAAAGTTGTAGGAAAACCTCTAACACTTACTGAGAAAATTTTATCTGGACATCTTTATGAAATTCCTGACAATACTATTGCTGGTGGAAAAGATTATGTTTTTCTAAAACCTGATCGAGTTGCATTACAAGATGTCACAGGTCAAATGGTGATGCTTCAATTTATGCAGGCCGGATTAAAACAGTCAGCTTTACCAACAACTGTTCACTGTGATCATCTGATACGAGCTGAAGTTCAAGGTGATGTTGACATGAAGGTTTCTCTTGATGAAAATAGTGAAGTTTTCAAATTTTTACAATCAGCTGCTGCGAAACATGGATGTGGCTTTTGGAAACCCGGTGCTGGAATCATACATCAGGTAGTTCTTGAAAATTATGCATTTCCAGGCGGATTAATGATTGGTACAGATTCGCATACTCCGAATGCTGGAGGATTGGGAATGATTGCAGTTGGTGTAGGTGGATTGGATGCAGCTGAAACAATGGCGGGATTGCCTTGGGAATTACTTTATCCAAAAAAAATTGGTGTTAAATTAACTGGGGAACTAAATGGGTGGACAGCACCTAAAGATATTATCTTAAAAGTAGCTGAAGAACTAACTGTCTCTGGAGGAACTAATTCAATTGTTGAATATTTTGGTCCTGGTACAAAATCTATCAGTTGTACTGGAAAAGCCACTATTACAAATATGGGTGCGGAAATTGGAGCGACTTGTTCAATTTTTCCATATGATGAAAGAATGGAAACTTATCTAAAATATACAAACAGAGAAAAAATTGCTGAACTAGCAAATCAAAATAAAGAATTACTTGTTGCTGATCCTGAAATTGAATCCAATCCGGAAAACTTTTTTGATCAAATAATTGAAATTAATCTTTCTGCATTGGAGCCTCATATTGTTGGCCCTCATACTCCTGATTTAGCAAGATCAATTTCCGAATTAGGCAATGATGTAAAATCAAATGATTACATTGATCCAATATCTGTCGCACTAATTGGAAGTTGTACAAATTCCTCTTACGAAGATATGTCTAGAGTTGCAAGTATTGCAAAACAAGCAAAAGAAAAAGGAATCAAATCAAAAATTCCGCTATTAATTACACCTGGTTCTGAACAGATTCGTGGAACTATTGAACGAGATGGTCAAATGGATTCTCTTAAAGAAATTGGTGCAACCGTTCTAGCAAATGCATGCGGTCCATGTATTGGACAATGGAATAGGCCTGAATTAAAAAATGAAGAAAAAAATACTATCGTTACTACATTCAACAGAAACTTTCCAGGAAGAAATGATGGACGCAGAAACACACTGAACTTTATCGGCAGCCCGGAAATGATTATTGCTCTTGCATTGGGAGGACGATTGTCGTTTAATCCTCTCAAAGATGACCTCATCGCAGCCGACGGAACAAAATTCAAACTAGATCCTCCAAAACCTGCACCAGAAGTTCCTGAAAATGGATTTAAGATTCCTGAAGGAATTTTTATTGCACCTCCTGAAAATTCAGATGATATCGAAGTAATTATTGATCCTAATAGTAAAAGATTGCAACTCTTAGAACCCTTTTCAAAATGGAATGGACAAGACTTTGTAGATTTACCAATATTGGTAAAAGCTAAAGGAAAATGTACAACTGACCATATTTCTCCTGCTGGAGCGTGGTTATCTCTTAGGGGTCATTTAGATAATCTCAGTGATAACATGCTTCTGGGAGCCGTTAATGCCTTTAATGACGAAGTAGGTAAAGGTAAGAACATTCTCAATAACCAACTTGAATCATTTTCAAAAATTGCAAGACAGTTCAAAGAAAAACAAATGAGATGGGTGATAATAGGTGATAATAATTACGGAGAAGGTAGTAGTAGAGAACATGCTGCAATGTCTCCTAGATATCTGGGATGTGCAGCAGTAATCACCAAGAGCTTTGCTAGAATTCACGAAACAAATTTGAAAAAACAAGGAATTTTGGCACTTACATTTAGTAATTCTGATGATTATGAAAAAATTCTAGAAGATGATAAAATTAGTCTTCTTAAATTAAATGAGTTGGAACCACATAAACAAGTAAAATGTATTATTTCTCATAATGATGGAAATACAGATGAAATTTTACTAAACCATTCGTACAATAAATCTCAGATTGAATGGTTCAAAGCTGGTTCTGCACTAAATGTTCTAAGAAACAGATGATGAAATTTTACGTGGGGTCGGACCCAGTGGACCGGATAGGATTCACATACATTTTGGGGATGAAATGGATGCAGATAGCCTCAAATCCATCTTTTCCAAAAAATGATTGGACAAAATGAAATTTAATCTAAGAAAATTTGGGCTGGTTCTAGGGCCAGTACTATTTTTTCTAATCCTATTTATGCCCACACCAGATGGAATGTCCGATGCGGCAAAAGGAGTTTTTGCAATTTCTGTATGGATGATTGTTTGGTGGATTACAGAAGCTATTCCAATTTATGCCACTGCATTACTACCTATGGGATTAATTCCGATACTTGGAATATTGCCATTAAAAGAGATTGCAGCAGAATACATGCACCCAATTATTGTCTTATTACTTGGAATGTTCATGATAGCACTAGCAATTGAAAAATCTGGCTTGCATAAAAAAATTGCATTTGAATTAATATCTGTATTCGGATATTCTCCAAAGAAAATTGTATGGGGATTTATGATTACAACAGCGTTAATCTCTACGGTAGTTATGAGCACTACCGTTGTTTTGATATTACTTCCAATCACAGGAGTAATCCTAGCAGCATTATCTAAAACAAATTATGTCACAACAAAATTCAAAGTAATCTTCATGTTATCTATCGCATATTCATCATCAATTGGCAGTGTAGCAACTTTGATTGGGGCACCGCCAAATTTGCTTTATGCTGCAACAGTAATGGAGATGTTTGCCCACAAAGTTACATTTGCAGAATGGTCCATGCTTGGAGTCCCGCTTTCAGTCTCAATGTTGGTTCTTTGTGGACTGTACATGACCACCCAAATTGGAAAAAGTAATTTTGAGACAACATCTGAAATCAAAAGAACATTACTTTTAGAAAAATCCAAAATTGGAAAAATTACAATGGAGCAAAAAACAGTGCTTGCCGTATTGTTGGGAGTGATGGTTTTGATGTTTACTATGCCTTTATGGCAGCCTGAGAATTCTTTTATTACAAATTCAGTAATTGCTATTTTGGGCGGGATCTCCCTCTTTGTTTTGCCAAAAACCCGTTCTGAAAGTTTAATGAATTGGGCTGGAATTGAAAGACTTCCCTATGGACTATTATTCTTACTTGGTGGAGGATTTGCATTATCTTTAGCATTTGTGGATTCTGGATTGGCTAATTGGATTGCTCATGCTCTTGCATTTGTTGGAGACTATCCATTTGAGTTAGTAATTCTTGTGCTAGTTGCAATGATCATGTTTCTAACAAATGTCAAATCAAATACAGCTACTGCTGCAATTTTCATTCCAATAGTTGGAACAATGGCCATGCTAAATAACTGGACTCCGCTGCCTGTTTTGTTTGCAATAACTGTTGCAACATCATTTGCGTTTCTATTACCAATGGGAACACCACCAAATGCCCTAATCTATGAAAAAGCACAGATTCCAATCAAGGCAATGGTAAAACATGGTATGGTTCTCAACATGATGGCAATTGGATTGATTACAACATTCACAATTCTTGTTTCATCAAAAATTCTAATCTAAAAACAACTGGTAGGAATCACTTCTGGTGTTGATCTTTTCTGGTAATTCTTCAATTTGCTTGATTACAGTTTTGGGTTTGGTCGTCACGTATCAATGATTATGTGAATCAAGTATATGAACTCGATAGGAACGTGGGGCCGACCGGAATCGAACCGGCGACCTACGGGTCACTACAGCTCCAAACTTACATCATCCGTGAGTCAGTTTAGCTTAGTTAACCTTTGGAGCCCTTAGCGGTGATCTTTTTCGTAGACACTGTCGCCCTACCAGGCTAGGCTACGACCCCACAAACAAGAATGAAAAAGACTTGAATTTTAAGTTATTTTTAACCAAGATTTATTTGCAATCAACATCAATTTGTAATTGTTAGTTTATCATGATAAAACCAATTTACTTTGCATTAGGCGCAATTCCTGTAATTGTGGCACTTTTAATTTCAGTTCCACTACTTACAAAAAATGAAATTCCTATATCTGCTGCACATTCTTTTGATAAAATTGATATTGAATACACAAAACACCAATTAAAGAAAATATCATATGGGATTACGGAGCGAGTTGGAGCGCAAAAAACAGAAATTCTTTCTATAAAAAATGATGGTGATATCAAGTATTCTGTAACAGAACATGGATACATCCAACCTGATATTCGTTCAAAACTAGATAAAGAAAAACTGGATAAACTAAAAGCCTTGATCAAAGAAACTGGTTTTATTGCAATTCCTTCTGAATCATTTTCAATACTAGAAAATGTAACCGAGTATCAAAAATCAAATGTGAAAATTACTCTCAATGGACATGTAAATCAAATTCATTGGCCTGAACAGAACGCAACATCTGATTTTATTCCTCCGATAATTACTATGGTTGAATCAGAACTTGATCAGATCATTTCTAAAATTGGTGAATAGGTACAAATAGTCTTTAGTGAAAATTAGAATATGCTTCCATTATCTGGTGAACGACTTGATGCTAAAGGGATAATCTCAGATAAAATAAACTCCGTTAACACTTTACGTGGTTCATCCACTGTTAAACGTGGTTTTGCTCATATGCTAAAAAATGGAGTAGTAATGGATGTTACAACTGTAGAACAAGCTCAAATTGCAGAGGAAGCTGGAGCAGTATCTGTTATGGTTTTGGATAAACTTCCATCCGAAGTTAGAAAAGCCGGTGGGGTTGCACGAACTGCAAGTATTAGAATTATTGAAGAAATAATGGATTCTGTAACAATTCCTGTAATGGCAAAATGTAGAATTGGCCATGTCAATGAAGCATTAGTTCTTCAGGAAACTGATGTTGATATGATAGATGAATCAGAAGTTCTAACTCCTGCTGATGAATTTCATCATATTTGGAAATGGGATTTTACAACACCTGTTGTCAATGGTGCTAGATCTTTGGCTGAAGCCTTAAGGAGAATTGAAGAAGGCGCATCAATGATTAGAACAAAAGGCGAACCTGGAACTGGAAATGTTGCAGAAGCTGTTACTCATATTAAAAAAGTCAATGATGAATTAAGAACAATTAAAGCAATTTATGATTCTGGAGATAATCAAGATTTAGTTAGAATTGCAAGAGAATTCAAAGTATCTTATGATATTGTTCAACAAACTGCAAAACTTGGCAGATTGCCGGTTGTAAATTTTGCAGCTGGTGGAATTGCAACTCCTGCTGATGCTGCATATTTGATGTCTCTTGGATGTGATGGAATTTTTGTAGGTTCTGGAATTTTTAATGCAGATGATGCAAAAGAAAGAGCAAGAGCAATAGTTTTAGCTACCACTTTTTGGAATGAATCTGATAAAGTCAAAGAAGCTCAAAAAATGATAGATGAAAGACAATCTATGATAGGCTTGGATGTCAAAACATTAGAATTACGTATGCAAGATCGTGGAGGCTCATCATGAGTCTAAATGTAGGTGTTTTATCTATACAAGGTGATGTTCAAGAAAATCTTTTGTCAGTAAAAGCTGCAATAGATGAATTAGGAATAGATGGTAAAGTAATTGGTGTTAAAACACCTGAAGAAATATCAAAATTAGACGGCTTGATAATTCCTGGTGGTGAAAGTACTACTATTGGCCAACTTTCTTTGGTAAATGGTTCACTAAAGGTTCTAAAAGAAAAAATTGAAAATGGGATGCCTGTGCTTGGAATTTGTGCTGGAATGATTATACTATCAAATTCTGCAAGTGATCGAATTATTGGTAAAACTGATCAACCTCTTTTGAATATTCTTGATATTAAATTAGAGCGAAATTCTTTTGGACGGCAAAAAGAATCTTTTGAAGCTGATGTATCTTTAGATTCAATAGGCATTCCAAAATTCACTGGTGTGTTTATCAGAGCTCCCTCTGTTTCTGATGTTGGATCTGATGTAGAAATTCTATCAAAAT comes from Nitrosopumilus sp. and encodes:
- a CDS encoding DASS family sodium-coupled anion symporter, with translation MKFNLRKFGLVLGPVLFFLILFMPTPDGMSDAAKGVFAISVWMIVWWITEAIPIYATALLPMGLIPILGILPLKEIAAEYMHPIIVLLLGMFMIALAIEKSGLHKKIAFELISVFGYSPKKIVWGFMITTALISTVVMSTTVVLILLPITGVILAALSKTNYVTTKFKVIFMLSIAYSSSIGSVATLIGAPPNLLYAATVMEMFAHKVTFAEWSMLGVPLSVSMLVLCGLYMTTQIGKSNFETTSEIKRTLLLEKSKIGKITMEQKTVLAVLLGVMVLMFTMPLWQPENSFITNSVIAILGGISLFVLPKTRSESLMNWAGIERLPYGLLFLLGGGFALSLAFVDSGLANWIAHALAFVGDYPFELVILVLVAMIMFLTNVKSNTATAAIFIPIVGTMAMLNNWTPLPVLFAITVATSFAFLLPMGTPPNALIYEKAQIPIKAMVKHGMVLNMMAIGLITTFTILVSSKILI
- a CDS encoding aconitate hydratase gives rise to the protein MNIDTTPELVSNVYSKIKENIAKYRKVVGKPLTLTEKILSGHLYEIPDNTIAGGKDYVFLKPDRVALQDVTGQMVMLQFMQAGLKQSALPTTVHCDHLIRAEVQGDVDMKVSLDENSEVFKFLQSAAAKHGCGFWKPGAGIIHQVVLENYAFPGGLMIGTDSHTPNAGGLGMIAVGVGGLDAAETMAGLPWELLYPKKIGVKLTGELNGWTAPKDIILKVAEELTVSGGTNSIVEYFGPGTKSISCTGKATITNMGAEIGATCSIFPYDERMETYLKYTNREKIAELANQNKELLVADPEIESNPENFFDQIIEINLSALEPHIVGPHTPDLARSISELGNDVKSNDYIDPISVALIGSCTNSSYEDMSRVASIAKQAKEKGIKSKIPLLITPGSEQIRGTIERDGQMDSLKEIGATVLANACGPCIGQWNRPELKNEEKNTIVTTFNRNFPGRNDGRRNTLNFIGSPEMIIALALGGRLSFNPLKDDLIAADGTKFKLDPPKPAPEVPENGFKIPEGIFIAPPENSDDIEVIIDPNSKRLQLLEPFSKWNGQDFVDLPILVKAKGKCTTDHISPAGAWLSLRGHLDNLSDNMLLGAVNAFNDEVGKGKNILNNQLESFSKIARQFKEKQMRWVIIGDNNYGEGSSREHAAMSPRYLGCAAVITKSFARIHETNLKKQGILALTFSNSDDYEKILEDDKISLLKLNELEPHKQVKCIISHNDGNTDEILLNHSYNKSQIEWFKAGSALNVLRNR
- the pdxS gene encoding pyridoxal 5'-phosphate synthase lyase subunit PdxS → MLPLSGERLDAKGIISDKINSVNTLRGSSTVKRGFAHMLKNGVVMDVTTVEQAQIAEEAGAVSVMVLDKLPSEVRKAGGVARTASIRIIEEIMDSVTIPVMAKCRIGHVNEALVLQETDVDMIDESEVLTPADEFHHIWKWDFTTPVVNGARSLAEALRRIEEGASMIRTKGEPGTGNVAEAVTHIKKVNDELRTIKAIYDSGDNQDLVRIAREFKVSYDIVQQTAKLGRLPVVNFAAGGIATPADAAYLMSLGCDGIFVGSGIFNADDAKERARAIVLATTFWNESDKVKEAQKMIDERQSMIGLDVKTLELRMQDRGGSS
- the pdxT gene encoding pyridoxal 5'-phosphate synthase glutaminase subunit PdxT; translated protein: MSLNVGVLSIQGDVQENLLSVKAAIDELGIDGKVIGVKTPEEISKLDGLIIPGGESTTIGQLSLVNGSLKVLKEKIENGMPVLGICAGMIILSNSASDRIIGKTDQPLLNILDIKLERNSFGRQKESFEADVSLDSIGIPKFTGVFIRAPSVSDVGSDVEILSKFNDRIIAVKKGNVIGTSFHPELTKDFSLHKYFINLVKSLKN